DNA from Coffea arabica cultivar ET-39 chromosome 10c, Coffea Arabica ET-39 HiFi, whole genome shotgun sequence:
TTTATGGTTGTAAGTTGCTTGGTAACCAACCGTGTGGGAGTTTTGAATTGAAAGGGTGTGTTTTATGGGCCTGTAACCAAAATCTTCTACTCCTAGAATCCTTATAAAATTGAAGTAATATAATTGGTCAAGAGATTGGAATGGCCATGAATTGTTGGGTGATTTAACTTGGAATCTACATGAGGAAGGAAGAACATGGTGCATGGTTGGATTGAGAATAATAAGAGAATATTTTACCCTCAGGAGATATCTAATTCAAGGCCTCTGGGACACTGGAATTAGGGCCTTTTTGGCTCGctgaatcttttgaagaaaattaGATGCCAACGAATTAAATTGTACGTCACCCGAGATCTAAAATATgaacataaaaagaaaaagaaccatCAAGTAGGGGTGGCCACAGCTCAGATTTAAATCGGAACAGTATCGGCAATTTGTTGAATCGAAATTGGAATTGGAGTTGGAATCATAATCATGACTAAAGGTTCAGATTCAGATCCcccaaaattttgaattggaaTTTGAACGATTGTTTAAAACCCATTTAAATcgttaaaaaatatttattaccTTACATATTTGGCCAGTttatagttcaatatcaatagtcAACATTTAATATTAACAAGTCCAAACTTAACATAACAACTCATTGTCTCATTCTGTTAGTAAGTCTATATCTCATCATTACCAATCAAATCTAATGAACAATGAgatattttttcataaaatttgtattgttttttctttttccttgcacatgataatacaataaagttcttatttatttattttttgttacatTCATTGTCCTATTTTCTTAGAATCAATTTAATAACAAGTgtttaaatataactaaaagGGACCGAAATCGTAACTAGAAGAAGTCGGAACCATAATCGGAACAAAATCAAAACTGAAATGGGACCAGAACAAAGGTTCAAGAACCGAAACCTTAACCGTAACCGTAACCATCCATATAACCATCCATATAACTGTAACCGTAACGGTAACCGTAACTGCCCAGCTATGAACAATGCTGGGCAGAAACAACTAATGACAAGTAAAAGAGTTCTTTGGTTTCTTACTTATTTGCGCCCCATTTGCTTTTGTTTCAACTTGTTGCATGTCTGATTTCTTCAGTTTTGGTGATTACTGTGCTTTATTCCATTTGCTTTTAGCGTTCTTTTGCAAAGACATGGTGAAACTAATTTCCCTGGGTAACGGTTTTGGTAATTGAAGTGCTGAGAATTGTGCAAAGCATATGTACCTTGAGGAATGCCATAAAAATGAACAGCAATTTGAGGATTGAACGTCAAAATATCTGATTTTATAAGCGAGTGCCATGATGCAGAGTaggctttctttctttctttctttcttttttggtttggtGATTATAATGTTTTGGTTTAAGAGTATCAAACTAGCAAGATCTAGGATATCAATTTCACGGACAGCAGCCTCTATATACAATCTCCTATTGCTGTTTTATGTATTCTGGACAAAACATTaaccaaagaaaaaaacaataacaatgctttttcttttgaagaaaGCATTGTTATATTTAGTGTAAAGGCCACATCCAATGTGTGTTTCAATTTAGAAATAGTAAAAATGAATTAATATCATATACAgggaaatgttatttgcactccattttgtgtcattttgtgacgccccgaaaaaaattagggttttcattttatggatcttttgttggacgagcggaggagcgcagcttttaaacttggaaaagaagaaaaaattttggaaatgtgaagggggccaaatccggccggaaatccggccagtttctggccggatagctggccggattgcccagccattttgaaaaaaaaaattgaggagctctctgccttgaatccggccaagaatccggccagattccggccggattctgacgtggcagcTCCGGCTGTCATGTTTGACCGACTGTTTCTTCACcttttttatcttgttttgcacccaaaatatcttcatttctgcCCCTTGCTCAGCCGAGCTtcacaagagagaaaaactcttccattttctagttttaatttctatcaaaatcttgagttttcaccAATGATTTTGGACAATACTTCAcacaagggctcactatggtggaCTAAGGCTCTTGATGGATTGGATTTGGATGGGGTGCTCCATGTTGATAGCTTCTTGAATTTGTGAGGTAAGATGTTTAAGGAAGGTCTTTCTTGTTTTGATAATGCTATATTAGTAACTTGTAGAGgttgaatgtgttatattgtggagtatttcatgggtttaaggaaactatggtgaatttctaatttattgggcatttttctgattttatatgaaatgcatgattagtgttggattgatggtttgaaatggtgttaaatggagccTTTATACGTTAATTCCGGTTGTTAGAGGAAAATTTCCACTTGTGAGGTGATTTccgggttttagggtttaaattgGGGATTTGCTTATGATTGGGTTATATGGCTTTAATTGAAGgggtattgtggctctaattgaGTATATTTGCTAGTCCATAATTGTATGTAAAATTGGGGTTGAATGGAGGTATATTTGGTATTGaatggtaggttggaaatgtgtaaaattaaaggggaaatgctgtcccaTTTGTTGGAGAATATTTGATTGATTTGAACTTGTGTGATCTTGACTAGTTTTAAggaaattcttgtgatttggaggtTGGGATAATGAAATCCCATGTTAGTGGTATTTCCGGACTTTAGTAATGTGATTTCATCTTCGATTTGCCATGTATATGAGTAATAAGCTATTCTAGTGTCTTAAGGTGGAAGTTCTAGCCTTTAATCGTGATTAATGATGGTTATTCGCAAATGTTGATTTGGAAGTGTAATTTCAGCTTTTGTTGTATTATTTCTGCTCTCATGTAATAAGTGGTAGTTGTCCATAGCATGATAGCTGGATATTGGGataaatgaagctttggtatacTAGTTTGGATTACTTAAAAGAATTTTCAGCTAGAGTACATGAATTCTAGCTTAAGGTTAATCTGCCCTGTTTTCGTACTGTACATGTGACCATGTTAAAGACTGATTCGGCCCTTGCTCAAAACAAGAAACTTGTAGATATATAAGTTAGCtacttgcctgcaaaatttcagattgattggagtactgtggcctgtgaaatgactgaattaACCATGACTGCCCCGTAACCCCTGTTTTATGACAGTTTTCGCTCTTTCTCctagatttcgatatttgaccctgaaaatgtataatttggccttggaggtcttcataagaaatgttggtatatgtcttagcttcgtaacgccataagttTTGTGTCAGCCGGATAGGTGTAGCTTCCATTATGATTGAAACGCCAAAAGGTGGCAGGAACTTGTTAAGTTAGGATTCCTTTTATTTGACTTGTTATTTGTAATTTAGGACTCCGACTTGTGCAAGGCAATGAGGTActatggatggttcctgagctgtGGTTTGGTGAGTGAACCTTAACTATTACTCcgaaagttacttttgaaataattcttgcattgattacacgactgcatctcattgtgtatgtgtgtgtgccaAAACATTTTGGCTCCGATGAGAtcttgggaaaatcttgtgcttagaaccaatgtctccactactgtCTACGCATTtcttggagcacgatggctccttataCCTGTTTATCTGATACTTGATCTAAGGGAGCGTTGGATATCTAAGTACAGGGATTTCACTGGCTCCAAAGAGCAttatacgtacatttgatcgcTAGTTCATGATAGCCattaaatgcattattgtgaaaaatatttgattactgattttactgttcactcgctgagcttctagctcacccccaaatgttttcttctccccacaggaatcgaggcaaaggaagcgctTGTATTTCATTATTTTGGGTGCCTGGATGGCATGTATATTGTATAGCTTAGATTTGGATAcgttttgtgtaatagttgggctagGGTGATTATTTGAAATTGGAATGGATGGATTTCTCTTGTACactttgattttgatttaacTTGTGTAATTTTGGGAtggtattgaacgtttagaactgattggatgtgtaatagtcaagatttggacttcctcctgtataatcattgtgatcaaggatcagagtggctcagtggaagcgtggacgcttcgcttttgatttgtaaatgttgaaatatttgatttatatttgaggttttatcttgtatttgtttgaggactgtagtgattgaccgagtcctggcgagagttgggcaggtggcccgttaacccctctggttcgccttaggggaaaatggggtcgttacacaTTTGCACTCTCACAATTTATCTTATCATAtagtctaataaatgaaaacctATATGATTAAAATGATAGTGGCAGTGTGATTAATAAAATGGGAGTACAAACAATATTTTCCTTGTATATATTGTGTTTTTCACATAAATACAatttatatgaatttattaaagaatttttaCTATAAGGTTATAGTAATTTTGTAGTTATAATACTATAGAGTGGTTATGAGTTTTGTCCTAAAAAGAGGGGATGTTTATGATTGTTGGCAAAATGTCATTAGGTAATtagaataaaaattaatttttataatgataaaattaagagtctagaaaatgaaaaaaatgtacatatatatacacacacaccaAACTGCGACTCCTTTGACTTTATATACTATCTGAACCTTGATATCCATAAGAACAATCCATTTTTGTTACCACAAGATATATTGGCAGGCGCCAATCATTTGATTGGATTAAAATTTGGAATGGGCACACTTAACGATATGaatcatttgaaaaataaaCGTACTCGTTCTATAGTGGATCTTTTACAAGATCAATCTGGGTTGGCTTTGCTTCGTTTGGAAAATGTTGTTCGAGGAACTATATGTTTAGCAATTTGACATAAATTGATACCAACGCCTCAAAATTTTGTAGGTTCAACTCCATTAACAATTACTtatgagtcttttttttttttttaaggtttaCACCCATTATTTCAAGTTTTGGATGGAACCAATCCGTTGACACAAATAGTTCATGGGAGAAAATTGAGTTATTTGGGCCACTAACAGACGAACTACTAATTTTTTGAATATGAGATATTCATTCCAGTCACTATGTGAAGaaattaatgttggatttattGGATCCTTATCAATTCATGCGAGGATTGGCGattgttaatttttttctttttacaaaagTAAATATACGAAAAGTTAATCACAATACCTCCCCTAAGATATATGTACTCAAACTAGCAGGTTaccccctaaactttattttttctcACTTAACCCCCTAAAGGCAAAACTACCCTCTATTAtgctaaatttttatttttctttttcatctttctATGATCAATTAATCTAAAATCATTGCTCAAATTTAATCTTTCTAATTCATGTGATAAGATAAATAGATTTACTAAAAAATATGTTAATATTTgattacttttaaaaatataataaaggAAATAATCTAATAAGTAAAAATCCAATATAGTAAAATGAACAAAAAGATGCCCAAATGGCCCTCAGGGGCTTGGTCTGGTGGTTGAGGTTGCTGAAGATGGAGCCTCAGGTCCCTGGTTCGAACCTTGCTGCCAGCAGGTTGCTGAGGGTGGTGAATAGTCTGCGGGGTCCACTCCCTGCGGGacacacctaaaaaaaaaaaaaaaaaaaaaaaaagatgcccAAATGACTGCCATGTTAATGTGATTGCAAAAAATGAGTAGATTATTTCTAATTGTATGATTATAATCACAtagaatatatttttttttaatttcttagattgaaaataaatgaaattaattGTAATGTAATTTATAGTTATTTACTTATTTGCTAAGTATAAGGGAATATGTACaggtatatatgtatgtatacacatacacatacacacacacatatatataatattatatatattgtatattttatatatgtatatgtatatatcatATTGTATAATGGAATATATGATAATATATTGATATAGGTTTCTTATTTTTGTGAGTTAGAGGATGGACATCCTAAAGTTTTTGTTAGGATGGATTATGACaaataaaagagaagaaatttttatttgtaaaaaaattaactttaataaaaatttgattCTTTGACAAATACAAACTTTAGAAAAGGAAACTAATGGATAGAGAGAGATTTTTTTATTTGCTAAAAGAtaagaatttaaaaaatgaaaactaatttgaaaaaaaatcaacataGTAGAGGAGTAGTTTTATCTCTTAGGGGGTTAAGTGAGTTATAATAAAGTTTAGGAAATAAATTGTAAATCTAATTATACCTTTGGGGGAGGGGGGTTTTGATTAACCCATATATCAATTGAAGGGCAATTGGTGAATGGTTGAGAGTTACATGTGATTTTTCTTCTAATGTTTAACATTATAAACATTTTCATCTTTCAACACAAATGAGCAAAATAAAGATCTAAAGTATGTaatgaagtgcaaataaaaAACATACATAAAGTTGAATAATTCATGCACATGTTCTATAGAATTTCATATTTGAAAACATATGTAAAGTTTAATAATTCATACAAATGTTATAGAGAATTTTGCTCCATAGGTATCTACCTTGTTGAGATGTCATATAAAGCACGTACTTGTAAAACATTGTTCACATACAATGCAATATAAAGACATTACTTTAAAGACATCTATCGTTTTGAGAATGAATTGAGAAAGGTATCTACTTTTTTGAGATGTAATATAAAGCAAATTCTTGTAAACATTGTTGTACATAAAATTAAAGATACCATTGATTATAAGCCAAATATCTACGTGATATTGCATAGAACTTTCTTTAATTGTTTAGGATAATAATTGACGTGTTAATTAACCATGAGAAAATTAGttctcttttgtttctttttaattaGTGTATTAGGATCATGTTGATTTCCTCATATCCTAGCTTAAACTTGAAAAGCTAAAAAGGTAGTTTCTTTGAAGTCCAAATAACAACCTTACCAAATGTTGCAAAATCCcacaaaatttttgaatgatCAAATAAATTATGAAGGTACACTAATTATTTACAATATACAATTGACTTAAAATACTACTAAAAGAATTGAGAGGAAGATAATGTGATTATATCTAAAGCATATTTAGGGCTCCTACTAGTGTTATTCTTCATTGAATTTTTCTCATTCTTTGGCTATATTTTGATTGACGGTTGCTATGTTAGGCTCTCTAAAACGTGATATTTACGAAATAATCATAAAAGTgcatattcaaatttaaaaaacatgaaatattttgttaaaatcaattttggatGGATATTAAATAGTCATTATTGCTTTTCAAACATGGCTCACTGCATACTATATGTAACATCTGATTTGCAAAGATACAAAGATATTTTGGATGAAATAGTAATCAATGGATTTTTTATATGTGGAAGTAAATGCGATTGTGTCTTTCAAGTCTCATTCTTTGACTATATTTTGATTGACATTTGCTGTGCTAGGCTTTCTAGAGAGGGATATTTACGAAATAATCATAAAGGTGCacattgaaattttaaaaatgtgaaataatttggtaaaattatttttagatgGATATTAAATAGTCATTATTGCTTTCCAAACCCAGCTCAAAgatgcaaagatattttggATATATAGTTGCTGTGTTAGGCTCTTTCAAGAGTGATATttaccaaataatcacaaaagtgTTTACTGAAATTTAAAAAACATGAAATATTTTGGTAAAGTCAATTTTGGATGGATATTAAATAGTCATTATCACTTTTCAAACAGAGCTCATTGCATACTATATGTAACGTCTGATTTGCAAAgatgcaaagatattttggATAAAACAATAACTAATGGATTTTTCTTATGTAGAAGTAAATCCGATTATATCTTACAAGTTATTAGAAATTTGAACATGTGATTCACATTTTTGCCAATTCCAAACCTATTAAAGACCACATCAAACCTCTCATATCAAACACAAAGCACTACTCACAATCTGATAAAGATGAGATCCAAAGCTCAAAACTCCATCAACCTTAAGCCCCTAATCATTCTCTTCTCCTGTTTCCTCTTCCTTCTTGTTCTAAAACTAGGatcaaattattcatcaaacATACAAAATCTTCAGtcaaaatatattaattttacagCCCCATGCCACAAAATTCCACCATCACTAGCTGAAGCACTCGTCCACTATGCATCCACAAATATCACCCCTCAACAAACctatcaagaacttcaaataACATTAAGAGTTCTTGAACAAAAATCTCCCACCAACTTCTTGATTTTTGGCCTTGGCTACGATAGTCTCATGTGGTCAATGCTCAACTATGGTGGTAAAACAATTTTCTTGGAGGAAAGTGATGCATGGATGCAGGACGTGAAGAAGCAAATACCTTCGATTGAAGCTTTCCATGTAACCTATAATACTAAAGTAACTGAAGCTGTTCAACTTTTACATCTTgggaaagaagaaaattgcAAAGTAGTGACTGATCCAAGATCGTCAAAGTGCCACCTAGCAATCAAAACTTTTCCAGATGAAGTTTATAACACTGAGTGGGATGTGATAATGATTGATGCACCAACGGGGTACAAGGCTGAATTGCCTGGACGGATGACTGCTATTTATACTGCCGGACTATTGGCAAGAAATAAGAGATTTGGTGACACTGATATTTTTGTACACGATATTGATCGATGGGTGGAGAATAAATTTTCCATGGATTTTTTATGCGAAGGATATTGGAAAGAAGAAGTGGGAAGAATCAGGCATTTTACCATTCCAAGCCATAGGGGAGGAGTTGAGAGGCCATTTTGCCCATGACGATTGCAGTTGCATCAATTTACCACGACCAGACCAAGACtattattttgcatttttttaacttatttttcttttttttataattatgatctttttttaattttgtttgattttgatgaaagtCAATTTTGCCTCCTATGAATTCAAAATTAGTTTCTTCtatttttataagtttttttgaaaaataaggtTCTTTTTCAGTGTTAAGCATTGTGGTGTTAATTTTTACTACAATATTATAGACatgttttaaaatattttgaataatttatcTTGGATGGTctaaaaccaaataagaaaaaaggaaatggtagaatttatctattttaaaaaGCAAGATGTACGTACACGTTTTACATTTGGCGAAAAGAGGGCGAGAGAATTGAGAATTTTGCAGGGAATTTTTGTCTTTTACCCTgtcctttttatttctttccctTAAATATCACTTTACTATATCAAAAAAGGTGGAGTTGTAATTTCTATATATCAAGCAGCATCTTcttttattaaatatatattGCCTTTCTTTTATTAAACATATATTGCCTTATACAACATGTTATCGATGgcttttttaatatatatatatatatatatatatatatatataatttagaGTAATATTTAATCTCACCCTAAACCATCCATCAAAGTGATTGTATCGTATCAAAGAGCACCAGCAAACTTTAAATATAAAATAAGAAGCACCTTGAAAAGCTACCAATTATATATGCTGCACGAAATTTGGTTGAATATAATTTACTTCTACCCAAATAAGGCTATTAATAACCTTGAAATAATATTTATGCATGCCAGTGAAATGTGATTCCAATTTCCACTTCAAAAAAGGGGAGAATATCTgcaaatatttatttctttttgtttttgacaAAGGTAATAGCGGTCTCAAAAAATGGAATATTATCAAAAGATAATCAGAAAAGTTAAGTCATAAATTCATGCTTTATGAGTCGCGAAACACGGATTAACATATAATTAATTGTACTATAAGTCATAAACTAAAGTTCAATTTCACCCTAATCTTTGCTATTCCTAGATGCCCAAGTATAAAACACTAAGCAGAGCAATATTTATGGTTAGCTATACCACTTTTCAGTAATTCTAAGAGTTCATTTTAGGATATTAAGTAAGCATATGACCCATATTCCATATGATTTTAGCCTTCATCCTGCATTTTTGTTTTGGGGTATGACTGGTAGGAGATGCCAAAATTGAGCCTTTATTACTGTCTTGATACTGAACTTAATACAAAGCCAATgtgaaataattttagaaatctccattgaggtttttaacaatttcacttaGCTTCCTCAAAGttttaaaattacacatacctccattgttatttaaaattataataCTACCCTTAAacattttaatgaaattctctTGTTTCGTATGCTTATACTAAGaatcaattttaaaattatttttcattatttttctttctttttccttcctatTCCTCTTGCCAACAAAACTACGAAACGAGCACTACTGCCTCTAGCTTCTACTGTAAACAAATATCGAGCAAattaaaaaatcaaagtatggtatcaaaatcaacaaaagatttaaaaaaaaaaaagcccaaaACCACTACCAAATTATTGTAATCTTACTACTTGAAAAATTCACAAATtctaaaataattatttcaacattttcttttctatcttataaatctaactCTATGGTAAATtaccatcaaaagtatcctatcatagtgataaaattattattgtaGTTGTTTGTTAAATAGTAGATATAGACATGAAAATTTGGCACATTTTCCTTATAATTGTGCTAGATAATCTTACAATTGTATAATGGattaaattaaaactcattacatgAGGGCATTTTATggtattcatttaaaattttgatcaagtcaACCTTATTTTAAGATTTGGCTACTATTAAGAGAGGTAGCTCTAATTTTATAAACTTTAGGGGAGTTCAGTGAAATTGTCATAAACCTCAAGGGAGATTtccaaaattatcccaaaattaaaaaaaaaatgaggacaatcaataatttattaattcaAGTAATGTGGGGCTTGCATGAACACAATCAAACACCGCGAGCCCCAGTAGGCTGTCATTTCATCACCCTACTCACAACCCACCAAGACCAACACTCATATCGACATCGAAGCAATAATTAATGTTGTCTGTTTATTGTACCGAAATTTCTGGTATTGTAATGGGCGCAAATGCCATTACAAACAAGGAAAAATCAACATCAATGGCAGTAGGGGCTGAATTTGTTCTAGGGGATGAAATCACTATTTTAGAAGGGCAAGTTCTTTGTGGTTTTGTCGGTGCAGATATGCACGCTCCCAATCCTGAtacaatgaatgaatgaatgatgtTGCAAATTTACTCCACGCTGTCACGTAAACACATGTCCAAATAGTTAATGGTCGAACAAATTGATCTTCTTCTGGTATATAAACACAATTCTGCAGAAAAATGATAATGTAACCATAAATAACACCTATGATGTAGAAAAACTTTTCTCCACCAAATGAATAATAATGTAGCCAGCCAATACATGTAATTCTAACTTAACTTGCTCCAATGAAGCTGAACTGTGCTTTAATTACAAACTTTAATTGCCAACAACACACGACTTTTTGATGTTTGAAAAAGATGCTGAAGTCTGTTTGTctataattacataatcaatGGTACCTGTTACCGCATGCACTCGAATCAGAGGACATTTTAATTTAGTGCTGCGTTTTAGAGAGAAAAATTTActgaagttattcttttaacaGAAAGGCAGCCAAACATATTTAGAGAAGAACATATGCTAGTACTAGTAATGTCAACAACTGTTCTCCCGGTGCTTATATAAAAAGATGACAATCAATTAGGATGATGGATTTGGCTATTGAAATTGTATTTTTCAAATGGAATATTGATCCCGATTATGTTTCACCTTGGAAAATAAGAAATATTACTACAATTTCTCGAGTCCAAAATACGTGaatgaaatatatatatgcatcaTGTTGTGCTAgcctttgaaatatttatttgagataattactatcacactttttgtgatgtgatatatatgagatgAAAAGGTGGTTGAAAATTGTGCGTATGatacaagtaaaacaaaattttaatttttttttttaaatcttgtaATCCAAAGACACCCACTATTTCTCGAGCTTTAGACTTGCTTACAAGTGAGTGGAAGACAAAGTCCGTTGCTAAGTATAACTTCCAtctatttttcacttttcatgAAACTATGAGGGGATTATGTGGTCATTTGTAAACTATAGGGCGACTACGTGGTAAAATGCAATACCAAAAGGGGATGATAAAGAATTTACCCTGACAATTATAAGTAGAAATCTCTCAGTAcaccaagagagaaaaaaaaatgatattctTTTAACTGTGTTTTTGAAAACGACTATTATAACTCCTAGCTATTCATGCAGCCCGGCCCCTTGCACTGTGCAGAGACTCCACGTATCCATCCGGCTGATAAATGCTTTATCAAAGCTTGTGTCTCGATCGGATGTGAACTGCGATACAATAGAACAAATGCATCAGATGATGGTACCGTGGTTTTAGTTTGTTGAATCGGGGCAGCTAAAACGTGTGATGCACAATATGTTGTTACATTCCTTAATAGAAAAAAATTGCATCAATAGCCCCTCACATATGATTAATGTAAAATTTTAGTctctcaaaatcaaaatcattgATTTTAGTTCCTAACAATCGAAAAACGATCACTTTTGATCCCTTATCACCTTTTCTGGCTAAATTTTTATCGGA
Protein-coding regions in this window:
- the LOC113711231 gene encoding glucuronoxylan 4-O-methyltransferase 1-like, encoding MALRGLVWWLRLLKMEPQVPGSNLAASRLLRVMRSKAQNSINLKPLIILFSCFLFLLVLKLGSNYSSNIQNLQSKYINFTAPCHKIPPSLAEALVHYASTNITPQQTYQELQITLRVLEQKSPTNFLIFGLGYDSLMWSMLNYGGKTIFLEESDAWMQDVKKQIPSIEAFHVTYNTKVTEAVQLLHLGKEENCKVVTDPRSSKCHLAIKTFPDEVYNTEWDVIMIDAPTGYKAELPGRMTAIYTAGLLARNKRFGDTDIFVHDIDRWVENKFSMDFLCEGYWKEEVGRIRHFTIPSHRGGVERPFCP